CGCGGCGTGCGACACGGCGGCGCGCCGGGCTTGCGCCAGCCTGGCCGCGACGTCGAGGTCGTCGTCGATTTCGATCGCCGGGAGACCCGCGGCGACCAACGCTTCGGGATGGAGATAATTCGCGAGCGACCGTTTTGCGGTGAGCCGAGCGAGACAGTTCGGCTGGGCGTTGAGCTGCGCGATCGCCGCACGGCGTCGCGTCGTCTCCGGCTCGACGTCGCGGTCGTAGAGATGAACCCGGGGGAGCCGGAGCGTCTCGAGCGCCGCGCCCCGACGGAGAAGGTCGTCGGCCCCGCCCCCGCCGATCGGCAGCAGCGCGAGGCGTCCCGCGGCCGCCAGCGCCGCCAGATCGGGGAGGCGGGGATCGAGGCTTCGCCAGAGCATCGCCATCCTCCCGAGAAACGCCGCGGCGCGGCGCCCTTCGACGAGGACCAGCAACGGCGGACGCCGCAGGGGACCGCATCGCGTCGGCCTCCCGGCCCGGTCGGTCATGAGGTTCGGCAGCCCGGTCATGACGCTCCTCCCCCGAACCCCTGGCGCTGCCGGCACGCGGCGGGAGCGGTCGCGTAGCGCTCCCACGTCGGTCGGTCGCTCGTGACCAGCCCGAGGGCCAGCTCCAAACTTCGGCTGGCGTCCCGGCAGGCGGTCCCGGCGTAACCGTGCGTTGCGAGGCGGATCTCTCCGTGGGGAGAAACGTCGATCGTGATTGTCGTCATCGGCCGGCTCCTCC
The window above is part of the Pirellulales bacterium genome. Proteins encoded here:
- a CDS encoding DUF2997 domain-containing protein, which codes for MTTITIDVSPHGEIRLATHGYAGTACRDASRSLELALGLVTSDRPTWERYATAPAACRQRQGFGGGAS